A window of Castor canadensis chromosome 10, mCasCan1.hap1v2, whole genome shotgun sequence contains these coding sequences:
- the Coprs gene encoding coordinator of PRMT5 and differentiation stimulator — MDPQAAGAQALGAAGPSRSPPLSSALEASAGPEAGFTTSDHSGLEKETETATDQLGNGAQNTPNDSTHGGNTHSGEGGFAEEEEEETDGELKAWELSEGTCCPPREQTADLFNEDWDLELKADQGNPYDADDIQGSISQEIKPWLCCAPQGDMIYDPSWHHPPPLIPHYSKMVFETGQFDDAED; from the exons ATGGACCCTCAGGCGGCCGGGGCCCAGGCTCTGGGGGCCGCGGGGCCGTCTCGGAGTCCCCCGCTTTCCAGCGCGCTGGAAGCTTCCGCCGGCCCGGAG GCTGGCTTTACCACATCTGACCACTCTGGTCTAGAGAAAGAGACTGAGACAGCCACGGATCAGCTAGGCAA TGGAGCCCAGAACACCCCTAATGACAGTACCCATGGCGGGAACACACATTCTGGAGAAGGCGGCTttgctgaggaggaggaggaggaaactgATGGGGAACTGAAGGCCTGGGAGCTGTCAGAAGGAACATGCTGTCCACCTAGGGAGCAGACTGCTGATCTTTTTAACGAGGACTGGGACTTGGAGTTGAAAGCAGATCAAGGGAATCCTTATG ATGCTGATGATATCCAGGGGAGCATTTCTCAAGAGATAAAACCTTGGCTGTGTTGTGCCCCACAAGGAGACATGATCTATGACCCCAGTTGGCACCATCCACCTCCACTGATACCCCATTATTCCAAGATGGTCTTTGAAACAGGGCAGTTTGATGATGCCGAAGATTAA